From a single Gadus morhua chromosome 3, gadMor3.0, whole genome shotgun sequence genomic region:
- the rasal3 gene encoding RAS protein activator like-3 isoform X1, whose product MGNDENDSQLAAGEEDASKEAKQTSSVEREPASEVPADNNDPIKIYNWHTSTKGAPGDGKGDGKGDGGAAAAAASPMEKPPKSSTTKLGRIRNWGKALSDDLGERAFSHSSPVKSKSTGAKLEKASGGAQKHPFRRAASEPAGSLFRTHGGASGSGSGHATQSTAAAEAPGASPVDGAQRASGGALFMKCLKTVSQKLKRPRLQSRHSTSTLLRDAGKNASASAELPRKQWAPPLEVPLWDISNCILEDGQILISPDDEPTMWTRNRVSSSTSLLSMQNFGEINTECSPDPVGQGGGARFKTQDGGVRALIKRRLEGRAKRNSTTQINAIGLSSRLYGSRESVSIPVSVAGTFDLSTDASTVIRPVHSSILGEKYCFEVINPENSHCFGCTSAAERDRWIEDLRRAAQPNKDNIERSENSLSLWVNEAKDLAPKRRYFWELHLDGTLFARTSSRAVDKCAERSSLAGDVNGASGGQGGGSSSSQAGGFQLFWGELFELDNLPAVSEVTLYLFRDEDPKKRRLSRDDSSLHPLGSVAIPLAEILGRAHQEKWHAIVPYKAAGSGSSKELLGPQASLRIKARFQNLKVLPMERYKEFAEFVTVDYVEMCQSLEPLLSVKEKEELAGALVHVLQSIGKAKEFLIDLGSAEVERLGEKEALIFRENTLATKAIDEYMKLVGQKYLIDTLGHFIIGLYASVENCEVDPLKCHSADLAINQRHLTETCEEAVKKITEMHGSFPEELNKVFSSWVTQCEDQGRPEIGHRLISASLFLRFLCPAILSPSLFGLTQPYPEPLTLRTLTLTAKVMQNLANFRLFGEKEEYMLFMNDFLQQHWEAMRGFLQAVSNPDSDLPMASFDGYVDLPLRLAVLHGLLVDIISKKQQNTIEQLHPLPSILNNITDSLGSGGPWIPISSPGKHKPTYVPPKDLSKYSPHQSSLQQLPIEPKSLREGGVHSRRSMRERKPVARTQSAPHRRPGHNRYALKRQTSTEDLQVDGPEQEHEPGAAHPLDISSPQTGVSLKPTPKPVPWIKQNHKKEHCEIQKSEYEQLDSLDRKHAEELSELRLGVEQVTERELEMAKRLEDFIAQSMEQNEMLQAEVHGLRNTVESCEEQLASATFRLGMIEEEREEDERKLNVALAAAERVNVLEEQLADMLKGLHRLNKEVCTENDELPPRESNVDSD is encoded by the exons ATGGGGAACGACGAGAACGACTCTCAGCtggcggcgggggaggaggacgcGTCAAAGGAGGCGAAGCAGACGTCGTCGGTGGAGAGGGAGCCCGCCTCGGAGGTCCCCGCCGACAACAACGACCCGATAAAGATCTACAACTGGCACACCAGCACCAAGGGGGCGCCGGGGGACGGCAAGGGGGACGGCAAGGGGGACGGAGGTGCGGCCGCGGCGGCGGCTTCCCCGATGGAGAAGCCTCCGAAGAGCTCCACCACCAAGTTGGGTCGGATTCGGAACTGGGGCAAGGCCCTGAGCGACGACCTGGGCGAAAGggctttctctcactcttctcccgtgAAGAGCAAGAGCACCGGGGCCAAGCTGGAGAAGGCGTCCGGGGGGGCCCAGAAGCATCCCTTCAGGAGGGCCGCGTCGGAGCCCGCGGGGTCGCTGTTCCGGACGCACGGCGGGGCCTCCGGCTCCGGCTCCGGCCACGCGACTCAGTCCACAGCGGCGGCCGAAGCCCCAGGGGCCTCTCCCGTGGACGGGGCCCAGAGGGCCAGCGGGGGGGCCCTCTTTATGAAGTGCCTGAAGACGGTGTCTCAGAAGCTCAAGAGGCCGAGGCTGCAGAGTCGGCACAGCACCTCAACCCTGCTGCGTG ATGCGGGCAAGAATGCGAGCGCGTCAGCTGAGCTACCCAGAAAACAGTGGGCCCCCCCCCTCGAGGTACCCCTGTGGGACATTAGCAACTGTATCCTGGAAGACGGACAGATACTCATCTCTCCGGATGATGAG CCTACGATGTGGACCCGTAATAGAGTCAGCAGCTCGACGTCCTTACTCAGCATGCAGAACTTTGGTGAGATAAATAcag AATGCAGTCCGGACCCGGTGGGTCAAGGAGGCGGTGCTCGGTTCAAGACCCAGGACGGCGGAGTGAGG GCACTGATCAAACGCCGTCTTGAGGGCCGGGCAAAGAGGAACAGCACCACCCAAATAAACGCCATCGGACTGAGCAGCAG GCTCTACGGCTCGCGGGAGTCCGTGTCCATTCCGGTCAGCGTAGCGGGGACCTTTGACCTTAGCACGGACGCCAGCACGGTCATCAGACCCGTGCACAGCTCCATCCTCGGGGAGAAGTACTGCTTCGAG GTGATTAACCCGGAGAACAGCCACTGCTTCGGCTGTACCTCCGCGGCCGAACGGGACCGCTGGATCGAGGATCTGAGGCGCGCTGCCCAGCCCAATAAG GACAACATTGAGCGCAGCGAGAACTCCCTGAGCCTCTGGGTGAACGAAGCCAAGGACCTGGCCCCCAAACGCCGGTACTTCTGGGAGCTCCACCTGGACGGCACCCTGTTCGCCAGAACCAGCAGCCGAGCCGTCGACAAGTGCGCCGAGCGCTCCAGCCTGGCCGGGGACGTCAATGGGGCGTCCGGGGGCCAAGGgggtggcagcagcagcagccaagcCGGGGGCTTCCAGCTGTTCTGGGGGGAGTTATTCGAACTGGACAACCTGCCCGCGGTCTCCGAGGTGACTCTGTACCTCTTCCGCGACGAGGACCCCAAGAAGAGACGCCTGTCCCGGGACGActccagcctccaccctctGGGCAGCGTGGCCATACCCCTGGCCGAGATCCTGGGGAGGGCGCATCAGGAGAAGTGGCATGCCATCGTCCCGTACAAGGCAGCAGGCTCGGGCAGCAGCAAGGAACTACTGGGGCCCCAGGCTTCCCTGCGCATCAAGGCCCGGTTTCAGAATCTGAAGGTGCTGCCGATGGAGAGGTACAAGGAGTTTGCCGAGTTTGTGACCGTGGACTACGTGGAGATGTGTCAGAGCCTGGAGCCGCTGCTGAgcgtgaaggagaaggaggagctggccgGGGCGTTGGTCCACGTGCTGCAGAGCATCGGCAAAGCCAAG GAGTTCCTGATTGATTTGGGTAGTGCGGAAGTTGAGCGTCTTGGGGAGAAGGAGGCACTGATCTTCAGAGAGAACACCCTGGCCACCAAAGCCATTGATGAGTACATGAAGCTGGTGGGCCAGAAGTACCTCATCGACACCCTTG GTCACTTCATCATCGGACTATACGCCTCAGTGGAGAACTGTGAGGTGGATCCTCTGAAATGCCACTCGGCTGACCTGGCCATCAACCAAAGACACCTGacggagacctgtgaggaggcAGTGAAGAAGATCACCGAGATGCACGG ATCATTTCCTGAGGAGTTGAACAAGGTCTTCTCCAGCTGGGTGACCCAGTGTGAGGACCAAGGACGACCAGAGATTGGCCATCGCCTCAtctccgcctctctcttccTACGCTTTCTATGTCCCGCCATCCTCAGTCCTTCCCTGTTCGGGCTGACACAGCCCTACCCTGAGCCACTCACCCTGCGCACCCTCACTCTGACTGCAAAGGTCATGCAGAACCTGGCCAACTTCAGACT GtttggagagaaagaggagtacATGCTCTTCATGAATGACTTCCTGCAGCAGCACTGGGAGGCCATGAGAGGCTTCCTTCAAGCCGTGTCGAACCCGGACTCCGACCTTCCGATGGCTTCCTTCGACGGCTACGTCGACCTGCCCTTGCGTCTGGCTGTGCTCCACGGACTGCTGGTAGACATCATCTCCAAGAAACAGCAG AACACAATAGAGCAACTGCATCCGTTGCCCTCCATTCTGAACAACATCACAGACTCCCTAGGTTCAGGAGGTCCTTGGATTCCtatcagcag TCCAGGAAAACACAAGCCAACGTACGTTCCTCCTAAAGACCTCAGCAAATACAGCCCACACCAGTCCTCCCTCCAGCAGCTTCCCATAGAACCCAAAAGCCTGCGAGAAGG GGGCGTGCACTCCCGgaggagcatgagagagaggaaaccgGTCGCCAGGACCCAGAGTGCTCCACACCGGCGTCCAGGCCACAACAGATATGCCCTGAAGAGACAGACCAGCACGGAGGACCTGCAGGTAGACGGCCCTGAACAGGAGCACGAGCCGGGGGCCGCCCACCCACTGGACATCTCATCCCCGCAGACG GGGGTTAGTCTTAAGCCAACCCCTAAACCAGTTCCTTGGATCAAACAAAATCACAAAAAGGAGCACTGCGAGATACAGAAGAGCGAATACGAACAACTGGACTCATTGGACCGG AAGCATGCAGAAGAGCTGTCCGAGCTCCGTCTTGGGGTGGAGCAGGTGACTGAGCGGGAGCTGGAGATGGCCAAGCGTCTGGAGGACTTCATCGCTCAGAGCATGGAGCAGAACGAGATGCTGCAGGCGGAGGTGCACGGGCTGAGGAACACGGTGGAGTCGTGCGAGGAGCAGCTGGCCAGCGCCACCTTCAG GCTGGGTATGatcgaggaggagagggaggaggatgagaggaagCTGAACGTTGCCCTGGCAGCCGCAGAGCGAGTTAATGTCTTG gaggagcagctggcagacATGTTGAAGGGCCTCCACCGGCTCAATAAGGAGGTCTGCACGGAGAACGACGAGCTGCCGCCCAGAGAGTCAAACGTAGACAGTGACTGA
- the rasal3 gene encoding disabled homolog 2-interacting protein isoform X5, with protein MMVFRRWIVCGGALECSPDPVGQGGGARFKTQDGGVRALIKRRLEGRAKRNSTTQINAIGLSSRLYGSRESVSIPVSVAGTFDLSTDASTVIRPVHSSILGEKYCFEVINPENSHCFGCTSAAERDRWIEDLRRAAQPNKDNIERSENSLSLWVNEAKDLAPKRRYFWELHLDGTLFARTSSRAVDKCAERSSLAGDVNGASGGQGGGSSSSQAGGFQLFWGELFELDNLPAVSEVTLYLFRDEDPKKRRLSRDDSSLHPLGSVAIPLAEILGRAHQEKWHAIVPYKAAGSGSSKELLGPQASLRIKARFQNLKVLPMERYKEFAEFVTVDYVEMCQSLEPLLSVKEKEELAGALVHVLQSIGKAKEFLIDLGSAEVERLGEKEALIFRENTLATKAIDEYMKLVGQKYLIDTLGHFIIGLYASVENCEVDPLKCHSADLAINQRHLTETCEEAVKKITEMHGSFPEELNKVFSSWVTQCEDQGRPEIGHRLISASLFLRFLCPAILSPSLFGLTQPYPEPLTLRTLTLTAKVMQNLANFRLFGEKEEYMLFMNDFLQQHWEAMRGFLQAVSNPDSDLPMASFDGYVDLPLRLAVLHGLLVDIISKKQQNTIEQLHPLPSILNNITDSLGSGGPWIPISSPGKHKPTYVPPKDLSKYSPHQSSLQQLPIEPKSLREGGVHSRRSMRERKPVARTQSAPHRRPGHNRYALKRQTSTEDLQVDGPEQEHEPGAAHPLDISSPQTGVSLKPTPKPVPWIKQNHKKEHCEIQKSEYEQLDSLDRHAEELSELRLGVEQVTERELEMAKRLEDFIAQSMEQNEMLQAEVHGLRNTVESCEEQLASATFRLGMIEEEREEDERKLNVALAAAERVNVLEEQLADMLKGLHRLNKEVCTENDELPPRESNVDSD; from the exons ATGATGGTGTTCAGACGATGGATAGTGTGTGGCGGGGCGTTGg AATGCAGTCCGGACCCGGTGGGTCAAGGAGGCGGTGCTCGGTTCAAGACCCAGGACGGCGGAGTGAGG GCACTGATCAAACGCCGTCTTGAGGGCCGGGCAAAGAGGAACAGCACCACCCAAATAAACGCCATCGGACTGAGCAGCAG GCTCTACGGCTCGCGGGAGTCCGTGTCCATTCCGGTCAGCGTAGCGGGGACCTTTGACCTTAGCACGGACGCCAGCACGGTCATCAGACCCGTGCACAGCTCCATCCTCGGGGAGAAGTACTGCTTCGAG GTGATTAACCCGGAGAACAGCCACTGCTTCGGCTGTACCTCCGCGGCCGAACGGGACCGCTGGATCGAGGATCTGAGGCGCGCTGCCCAGCCCAATAAG GACAACATTGAGCGCAGCGAGAACTCCCTGAGCCTCTGGGTGAACGAAGCCAAGGACCTGGCCCCCAAACGCCGGTACTTCTGGGAGCTCCACCTGGACGGCACCCTGTTCGCCAGAACCAGCAGCCGAGCCGTCGACAAGTGCGCCGAGCGCTCCAGCCTGGCCGGGGACGTCAATGGGGCGTCCGGGGGCCAAGGgggtggcagcagcagcagccaagcCGGGGGCTTCCAGCTGTTCTGGGGGGAGTTATTCGAACTGGACAACCTGCCCGCGGTCTCCGAGGTGACTCTGTACCTCTTCCGCGACGAGGACCCCAAGAAGAGACGCCTGTCCCGGGACGActccagcctccaccctctGGGCAGCGTGGCCATACCCCTGGCCGAGATCCTGGGGAGGGCGCATCAGGAGAAGTGGCATGCCATCGTCCCGTACAAGGCAGCAGGCTCGGGCAGCAGCAAGGAACTACTGGGGCCCCAGGCTTCCCTGCGCATCAAGGCCCGGTTTCAGAATCTGAAGGTGCTGCCGATGGAGAGGTACAAGGAGTTTGCCGAGTTTGTGACCGTGGACTACGTGGAGATGTGTCAGAGCCTGGAGCCGCTGCTGAgcgtgaaggagaaggaggagctggccgGGGCGTTGGTCCACGTGCTGCAGAGCATCGGCAAAGCCAAG GAGTTCCTGATTGATTTGGGTAGTGCGGAAGTTGAGCGTCTTGGGGAGAAGGAGGCACTGATCTTCAGAGAGAACACCCTGGCCACCAAAGCCATTGATGAGTACATGAAGCTGGTGGGCCAGAAGTACCTCATCGACACCCTTG GTCACTTCATCATCGGACTATACGCCTCAGTGGAGAACTGTGAGGTGGATCCTCTGAAATGCCACTCGGCTGACCTGGCCATCAACCAAAGACACCTGacggagacctgtgaggaggcAGTGAAGAAGATCACCGAGATGCACGG ATCATTTCCTGAGGAGTTGAACAAGGTCTTCTCCAGCTGGGTGACCCAGTGTGAGGACCAAGGACGACCAGAGATTGGCCATCGCCTCAtctccgcctctctcttccTACGCTTTCTATGTCCCGCCATCCTCAGTCCTTCCCTGTTCGGGCTGACACAGCCCTACCCTGAGCCACTCACCCTGCGCACCCTCACTCTGACTGCAAAGGTCATGCAGAACCTGGCCAACTTCAGACT GtttggagagaaagaggagtacATGCTCTTCATGAATGACTTCCTGCAGCAGCACTGGGAGGCCATGAGAGGCTTCCTTCAAGCCGTGTCGAACCCGGACTCCGACCTTCCGATGGCTTCCTTCGACGGCTACGTCGACCTGCCCTTGCGTCTGGCTGTGCTCCACGGACTGCTGGTAGACATCATCTCCAAGAAACAGCAG AACACAATAGAGCAACTGCATCCGTTGCCCTCCATTCTGAACAACATCACAGACTCCCTAGGTTCAGGAGGTCCTTGGATTCCtatcagcag TCCAGGAAAACACAAGCCAACGTACGTTCCTCCTAAAGACCTCAGCAAATACAGCCCACACCAGTCCTCCCTCCAGCAGCTTCCCATAGAACCCAAAAGCCTGCGAGAAGG GGGCGTGCACTCCCGgaggagcatgagagagaggaaaccgGTCGCCAGGACCCAGAGTGCTCCACACCGGCGTCCAGGCCACAACAGATATGCCCTGAAGAGACAGACCAGCACGGAGGACCTGCAGGTAGACGGCCCTGAACAGGAGCACGAGCCGGGGGCCGCCCACCCACTGGACATCTCATCCCCGCAGACG GGGGTTAGTCTTAAGCCAACCCCTAAACCAGTTCCTTGGATCAAACAAAATCACAAAAAGGAGCACTGCGAGATACAGAAGAGCGAATACGAACAACTGGACTCATTGGACCGG CATGCAGAAGAGCTGTCCGAGCTCCGTCTTGGGGTGGAGCAGGTGACTGAGCGGGAGCTGGAGATGGCCAAGCGTCTGGAGGACTTCATCGCTCAGAGCATGGAGCAGAACGAGATGCTGCAGGCGGAGGTGCACGGGCTGAGGAACACGGTGGAGTCGTGCGAGGAGCAGCTGGCCAGCGCCACCTTCAG GCTGGGTATGatcgaggaggagagggaggaggatgagaggaagCTGAACGTTGCCCTGGCAGCCGCAGAGCGAGTTAATGTCTTG gaggagcagctggcagacATGTTGAAGGGCCTCCACCGGCTCAATAAGGAGGTCTGCACGGAGAACGACGAGCTGCCGCCCAGAGAGTCAAACGTAGACAGTGACTGA